AGATTTATGATGATTCCAGCGGGTCTGCCGAAAGAGAGAATAGAATTAGCTAAGACATTTATAAAATTCTTCTTGAAGAAAGAAAACTACATGGAATGGTTTGGGACAACTGGAGGATTCGGCTGGTATGACTGCCCAATATACCTAAGTATGGCAAATGCAGAGCCATATGTTTCAAACCCCGTATGGAGGGGGGTGAAAGACACAGTATTAGTCGGGGGATTTCCGCCTATAGATCTTTGGCGGCCATCTCTTGGCGTACTTCGTCCTGCTCCGCCAACTATAGAAATAGGAGGCTATATACTGGGAAAATATTCCAGTGCAGAAGATGCTGCGAAAGCTATAGTGACAAGGATCAAGAATCTGGCTAAACAATATGATATTGGATTGCCATAAACATCCACCTTTTTTTGTTTTTAATTTCGAATGTAATGTATATTCAAATAGATAGAATAATTTAATGGTGAAGAAATAAAATTCGCGGAAGCAATAATGTAATGGTTGACTAAAATTTGAGTACAGTCAGACTTGAGAACATAACTAAAACTTTTAACGGGAAAAAAGTATTAAAGAATATCAGTATGGAGATTAAGGATAAAGCTCTCACCGTTCTTCTAGGACCCCCTGGCGCTGGCAAAACGACCTTGTTTAGGATAATAGCCGGTGTTGAGCGTCCAGAAACAGGTAAAATTTTTTTCGGAGAGAAGGACGTAACAATGCTCCCACCAAGGGAAAGACATGTTGGTTTAGTTTTTCAAAGTTATGCACTGTACCCTCATAGGACTGCGTACGAAAATATTGCTTCACCCTTGAAAGCCACAACAATGAAAAAAGCGGAGATAGATGAAAGGGTCCACTCAATCGCAGAAAAGCTCGGTATCACCCAAGTTCTGAATAAGCTTCCTAAAGAAATGAGTGGGGGGCAGAGACAGAGGGTAGCAATAGCCAGAGCCCTTGTTCGAGATGCAAATATATATATGCTCGACGAGCCTTTAACCAATGTTGACTATAAAATACGTGAAACAATGCGCATTGAACTAAAAAAGATACTTAAGGAACGAGGCGGTACAATAGCGTATGCTACCCCAGATCCACAAGAAGCAATGTCATTAAGTGATTATACCGCACTCATCCTAGACGGATCCTTAGAGCAATACGGCTCAATGGAAGAGGTGTATAATAAGCCAAAGAACAAAAAAGT
This genomic window from Candidatus Bathyarchaeota archaeon contains:
- a CDS encoding ABC transporter ATP-binding protein; this translates as MSTVRLENITKTFNGKKVLKNISMEIKDKALTVLLGPPGAGKTTLFRIIAGVERPETGKIFFGEKDVTMLPPRERHVGLVFQSYALYPHRTAYENIASPLKATTMKKAEIDERVHSIAEKLGITQVLNKLPKEMSGGQRQRVAIARALVRDANIYMLDEPLTNVDYKIRETMRIELKKILKERGGTIAYATPDPQEAMSLSDYTALILDGSLEQYGSMEEVYNKPKNKKVGFYFSFPPMNQYTGKLVEVGKYTYIDTGVMKIDVTHAADKLKTTNENEFIIGIRPNQIKTETENIGNPIELELDVIITEIIGSESLVHLKFGDQKMVIYVPSIRRYEPKDKIRVAFNQKEIYIFSKDTGDLIYSPSVV